In Camelina sativa cultivar DH55 chromosome 17, Cs, whole genome shotgun sequence, the genomic stretch CCGGAGATGCTCACGTGTCCGCCGGCGCCGAAGAAGCAGAAAGTGGGACAAAACTGTGCTTTGAGGAGAAGACAAATAGCTTTCTTTGCATCTCCAGATGTAGAGATGTTCTTCGTTTTCgcacttggtcaacaaatcaataaataagCTAAGTgtatgattagggttttgtgattattattattattattatatatatatagtattatcaATATCTCAAAGTTTCTAGTTtgattaaaatacaataatattgaAGTATATTATCGAGAGTGTAGTGTGATGTTTcgcttcttttcttcttcttcttattttgcttttctccctctctttgttcctttttttgggATAATTTTTGAGTTAGGTGGGTTTGAATTTGTGGTAGggtataattaatcaaataccctacctcttttttatttttatttttatagttgattgttatgtatttttgttttctgtaattGACTGGTGCTTCCTAACATTTGAGGCTTCTTAGCtttgcatttttgttgtttgtaatttttgtttgagtttaTTACGAGTTGGATTATCGTTTATACATACTTTATTGGTTCCCCTCATTCAAACAAATTAACTCCATAAATGGTACTTCTGAATCTATTGCTTTCCTTTTTATTGGGTTACATAAAAGATTGATGAACTGATACCATTTTTTACCCGAGTCAGTGATGAGctcaaattcaaaatatttttaagctggatataataaaaagaaaaaaaaaagttaccaaagccaaaaaaacaaaaaaaaatagtggatGAAGAATAATATGTATACAAAAGTTTTGGATGTAATCCAAAGTTATTACAAAAAGATTTAactgtttcttatttgatttaaagcttataaaagttgagaaatatataattcttcaaatctatttgaaacttttttaaaattgcgTCTAACTATTTGTGCTgtgtaaactatataaattgaactttgtttgtgtaatttttttggGGAAGGATATATGTTTAACGAAGGGATGGCAAAATGGTCGGAGCTGAGACCATAACATCTTCGAAGGGAAGGGAATCCAATGAAAGGACTCGTGCGGCTTTTctcatcattttctcttttctttttttctcgcACTTCCTTTTAAGagcaaaattaataattatatgttataaaatattgtctaaatccaaaactatatctataaatagagtagGTAAGAAGACGACACAACATCTGTGCTATTATCTATGCAATTtggcacccaaaaaaaaaatatatatacatataatctaCGTAACTTAATAATTCGTTTGgccatcatttattttttttcgaaTTATTGCTATAAAATCTTCAGAACTCAATAATGTGGATAAATCATAACATGACGTACGAATCTCATGATTGAAAATAGAAAACTTATACCTCTCCGTGCATAATCTACTCGTTTCCTACGTCAATGGATATGTCACTTGAGAATGTATGTACAACATCGATGGGAGAATCTTCAGTAGAAAAGCAATCATAAACACGGTttgcacaaaaagaaaaaaaaccggTTTGccaatataatttaaaacaatttttcattttacaatatttattaagttttataaaaagtaaatcgatttaatactatatacgatttactttattttttcaacatTCTATTagattctttctctttttttttttcattctgtTCCATTAGACCATCATTAACGGGAGAAACCATACAAggttactttaaaaaaaaaaattagtattttaattaaacttatatatttttaatttttattaatattaaccAGTAATTGAATGACGCTTGTCATAAAATTCTTAATACCGTTTTTTCCTAAAGTAATCTGAACATCGAtcctcttccttttttattctctcctttctttatattaattttttattatgaatattttgATGAATACTCCTTGGTGGAGATGTCCTTAGACTctctctaaatattttatatttctgttattttatatttcatttattcattatagtttacttttttgtttatgaattaataatcttttacccaaaatattactttcacaaaataaaagcaaaacttTCAACATATTTTAACTGCGTATTTGGGACTGCGTGTACACTCTCAAGTCCCGAGTGGCTATTATATGTAGGCTCATATGGCTAAGCTAGCTAAGGTGGCCTAGCTAGTTTTAAATCATACTTAATGAAGTTCTTCCATTCGTTACAATAATATTTCTTATATcataaagtaattaattaaggtAAACCTACGTATAGGTGGTAGTGGTGGGTATAATATAAACTCGCACGTGTGTCGTGAAGGATATCAGTATCACACGATTCACACACACACTTGCAAACAAAAAACGAATTAGGTAAAGTGGAGGAAAAATTAAACACATTGGAATGAGGATTTGATTTTACGTCCAtcaatttcttttggttttctctctttttgtctttgtattattttaattatacgTCGTcccaaaaaataaactttaactaaatacaaatataataatcatttaaaactatataatactcCTTGCTTAGATATATCAAATCAACTAATCAAATAAAGTATAAAGCTAATCGTACGTTTCATGTAAAAAAAGCTGATTAAAAAACTTTTCAAGAATCCAAGGTTTCATTTTCACTCACAACCAAACACACATTATGGGCTTTTTTAAGAAGATGCCCATTAAGGCCCAATAAAGATAAGTTTCTCTTAGAAAAATCACAAATACGAAACCAAATCGCCAAATCCCATATCCGTGGTTTGTGGCCATGTCTTCTTCGATCGTCGAGCACGTCGTCCTCTTCAAGCTCAAGAACAACGATGACGTTGACTCCAACAAAATCAGCTCCATGGTCAACGGCATCAACGAACTCATCAATCTCGACCAGGTGCTTCACCTCTCATGCGGTTCAATCCACCGCCTTAGCTCCACCTCCGCTGCTTCTGCCGCCTTCACTCACGTCCTTCATAGCCGTTACAGATCTAAAGAAGACCTCGACGCTTACGCAATTCATCCCGATCACGTCCGCGTCGTCAAGGAATCGGAATCGATCCGTGAAGACGTCTTGGCCGTTGATTGGATCGCCGATCAAGTTCCCGGAATCCTAGCTCCGCCTCCTGGTTCAATTGGTAAAATCACGCTTGTGAAGGTGAAAGAGAACGTCACGGAAGAGGCGAAATCGGAGATTATGGAAGTGATTAAGGAGAAATCTAAAGGAAGCGATCAGATCACTGTTGGAGAAAACTTCTCTCCGGGTAGAGCTAAAGGTTTCTCAATCAGTTCGATTTCGTATTTTATGGATTTGGGCGAAATCGAGGCTCCGGTGAAGTTGGAAAATGATAAGATTCGTGATTATCTCGATGATACCATTGTTGTTGAGTTCGTAGTGCCTCCAAAACTTGCTTCTGTGTGAGTTGTGATTAAGATGATGACGGCTTTAGTCTCCGGTTGTAAAATCGACGGCGTATTACAGTGGTTCGTCGCCGTATGCATTAAAtgaatatagtaaaaaaaaacacattattgGGCTTTTTCATGAAACCCATTGTTGGCCCATTAGTGAGATCCCTGTTTAATACTTTTGAAGTCTTTAATTGGTTGGTTTTATCAGTTGGACTAGGTCTAAGACCATCTTTATTGGTTAGAACTCCAAATGGGGTTCATACCATTTTTTAagcataaat encodes the following:
- the LOC104758443 gene encoding stress-response A/B barrel domain-containing protein DABB1, whose protein sequence is MSSSIVEHVVLFKLKNNDDVDSNKISSMVNGINELINLDQVLHLSCGSIHRLSSTSAASAAFTHVLHSRYRSKEDLDAYAIHPDHVRVVKESESIREDVLAVDWIADQVPGILAPPPGSIGKITLVKVKENVTEEAKSEIMEVIKEKSKGSDQITVGENFSPGRAKGFSISSISYFMDLGEIEAPVKLENDKIRDYLDDTIVVEFVVPPKLASV